In one Acomys russatus chromosome 15, mAcoRus1.1, whole genome shotgun sequence genomic region, the following are encoded:
- the Chrnb2 gene encoding neuronal acetylcholine receptor subunit beta-2, which translates to MARRSSSMALLLSFGLLCLCPGVLGTDTEERLVEHLLDPSRYNKLIRPATNGSELVTVQLMVSLAQLISVHEREQIMTTNVWLTQEWEDYRLTWRPEDFDNMKKVRLPSKHIWLPDVVLYNNADGMYEVSFYSNAVVSYDGSIFWLPPAIYKSACKIEVKHFPFDQQNCTMKFRSWTYDRTEIDLVLKSDVASLDDFTPSGEWDIVALPGRRNENPDDSTYVDITYDFIIRRKPLFYTINLIIPCVLITSLAILVFYLPSDCGEKMTLCISVLLALTVFLLLISKIVPPTSLDVPLVGKYLMFTMVLVTFSIVTSVCVLNVHHRSPTTHTMAPWVKVIFLEKLPTLLFLQQPRHRCARQRLRLRRQQREREGAGTLFFREGPAADPCTCFVNPASMQGLAGAFRAEATPAAGPGHSVGPCSCGLREAVDGVRFIADHMRSEDDDQSVREDWKYVAMVIDRLFLWIFVFVCVFGTIGMFLQPLFQNYTATTFLHPDHSAPSSK; encoded by the exons ATGGCCCGGCGCTCCAGCTCTATGGCGTTGCTGCTCAGCTTCGGGCTCCTTTGCCTGTGCCCAG GGGTTTTGGGTACCGACACTGAGGAGCGGCTAGTGGAGCATCTCCTGGACCCTTCCCGCTACAACAAGCTGATCCGTCCAGCGACTAATGGCTCTGAACTGGTGACTGTACAGCTCATGGTGTCCCTGGCCCAGCTCATCAGTGTG CATGAACGGGAGCAGATCATGACCACCAACGTCTGGCTGACCCAG gaATGGGAAGATTACCGCCTCACGTGGAGACCTGAGGACTTCGACAATATGAAGAAAGTCCGGCTCCCTTCTAAGCACATCTGGCTCCCAGATGTGGTCCTGTACAACAA TGCTGACGGCATGTACGAAGTCTCCTTCTATTCCAACGCTGTGGTCTCCTATGACGGCAGCATCTTCTGGTTACCACCCGCCATCTACAAGAGTGCATGCAAGATTGAGGTGAAGCACTTCCCGTTTGACCAGCAGAATTGCACCATGAAGTTCCGCTCATGGACCTACGACCGCACCGAGATCGACCTGGTGCTCAAAAGTGATGTGGCCAGCCTGGACGATTTCACACCCAGTGGGGAGTGGGACATCGTCGCACTGCCAGGCCGGCGCAACGAGAACCCGGACGACTCCACCTACGTGGACATCACCTATGACTTCATCATTCGTCGCAAACCGCTTTTCTATACCATCAACCTCATTATCCCCTGCGTCCTCATCACCTCGCTGGCGATCCTGGTCTTCTACCTGCCCTCAGACTGCGGCGAGAAGATGACGCTCTGCATCTCTGTGCTGCTGGCGCTCACGGTGTTCCTGTTGCTCATCTCCAAGATTGTGCCTCCCACATCCCTCGACGTACCACTGGTGGGAAAGTACCTCATGTTCACCATGGTGCTTGTCACTTTCTCCATCGTCACCAGCGTGTGTGTGCTCAATGTGCACCACCGCTCGCCCACCACCCACACTATGGCACCCTGGGTTAAGGTGATCTTCCTGGAGAAGCTGCCCACTCTGCTCTTCCTGCAACAGCCACGTCATCGCTGTGCACGTCAGCGCCTGCGCTTGCGGAGGCAACAGAGAGAGCGCGAGGGCGCAGGCACGCTTTTCTTCCGTGAGGGCCCTGCGGCCGACCCATGCACCTGCTTTGTCAACCCCGCCTCAATGCAGGGCTTGGCTGGGGCTTTCCGGGCTGAGGCCACTCCTGCAGCTGGCCCGGGGCACTCGGTGGGGCCATGCAGCTGTGGTCTCCGGGAGGCAGTGGATGGCGTACGCTTCATTGCAGACCATATGCGAAGTGAGGATGACGACCAGAGT GTGAGGGAGGACTGGAAATATGTTGCCATGGTGATCGACCGCCTGTTCCTCTGGatctttgtctttgtctgtgtctttggCACCATCGGCATGTTTCTGCAGCCACTCTTCCAGAACTACACCGCCACGACCTTCCTCCACCCCGACCACTCAGCTCCCAGCTCCAAGTGA